The following are from one region of the Quercus robur chromosome 1, dhQueRobu3.1, whole genome shotgun sequence genome:
- the LOC126716548 gene encoding protein DETOXIFICATION 14-like isoform X9 produces MVAVTLSQYMLQVISIMMVGHLMVGHLGELALSSTAIAISLCGVTGFSLLLGMASALETLCGQAYGAQQYRKIGVQTYTAIFSLILVCLPLSWIWINTEKLLSFIGQDPLISHEAGKFTTMLVPALFAHATLQPLIRYFLTQGLVMPMLIGSFATLCFHIPLCWALVFKSGMENLGAALALSISYWFNVILLALYMKYSPACAKTHAPISMELFEGIGEFFRFAIPSAIMVCLEWWSFELLVLLSGLLPKPELETSVLSVCLSTSTTLYTIPYGFGSAASTRVSNELGAGSPQVVRVVVFAVLFLALMESSLVSTILIASRRVFGYAFSNEKEVVDYVTTMAPQISLSVLLDSLQGVLSGIARGSGRQHIGAYVNLGAFYLCGIPVAIVLGFLAKLRGRGLWIGIQAGSFVQTLMLSIITSCTNWEKQASMARERIFKRKLPIDNDVNEQRTKYKWKLREQVMQLKLISRWPKIQQLKINASNVSYLN; encoded by the exons ATGGTAGCGGTGACTCTATCACAGTACATGTTGCAGGTCATTTCAATAATGATGGTGGGTCATCTGATGGTGGGTCATCTGGGTGAACTTGCTCTCTCTAGCACTGCTATAGCCATCTCTCTTTGTGGAGTCACCGGCTTCAGTCTTCTT TTAGGAATGGCAAGTGCACTGGAAACTCTATGTGGGCAAGCTTATGGAGCTCAGCAATATCGGAAAATTGGTGTTCAAACTTACACTGCTATATTTTCTCTGATCCTAGTCTGTCTTCCTCTATCTTGGATATGGATCAACACGGAAAAGTTACTAAGTTTTATAGGCCAAGACCCTCTAATTTCTCATGAAGCTGGAAAATTCACAACTATGCTTGTTCCTGCACTCTTTGCTCATGCAACACTTCAACCGCTCATTAGATACTTTCTGACACAGGGTCTGGTCATGCCAATGCTTATAGGCTCTTTTGCCACCCTATGTTTCCACATACCTTTATGTTGGGCTTTAGTATTCAAGTCTGGAATGGAAAACCTAGGAGCAGCTTTAGCTCTTAGTATTTCATATTGGTTTAATGTGATTTTGCTTGCATTATACATGAAGTACTCTCCTGCTTGCGCAAAAACCCATGCTCCAATTTCTATGGAGCTCTTTGAAGGAATTGGGGAGTTTTTTCGCTTTGCTATCCCTTCTGCTATAATGGTTTG CCTCGAGTGGTGGTCTTTTGAGCTTCTTGTACTATTGTCTGGGCTTTTACCCAAGCCAGAACTTGAAACTTCAGTTCTTTCTGTATG TCTCAGTACCAGCACTACACTCTATACAATACCTTATGGATTTGGTTCTGCTGCAAG TACTAGAGTTTCAAATGAGTTAGGAGCTGGGAGCCCACAAGTTGTTCGTGTAGTTGTCTTTGCTGTGTTGTTTCTTGCACTTATGGAGAGCAGTTTAGTAAGCACAATCCTTATAGCAAGCCGGCGAGTTTTTGGTTATGCTTTTAGCAATGAGAAGGAAGTTGTGGATTATGTCACAACCATGGCTCCTCAGATTTCTTTATCTGTTTTATTGGACAGCTTACAAGGGGTCCTTTCAG GTATTGCTAGAGGATCTGGGCGGCAGCATATAGGGGCTTATGTCAACTTGGGGGCATTCTATCTTTGTGGAATTCCAGTTGCTATAGTATTGGGTTTCTTGGCAAAGTTAAGAGGAAGGGGCCTTTGGATTGGAATACAAGCTGGTTCTTTTGTTCAGACACTTATGCTCTCTATTATAACAAGTTGTACAAATTGGGAGAAACAG GCAAGCATGGCAAGGGAGAGGATATTTAAAAGGAAACTTCCAATAGATAATGATGTGAATGAGCAGAGAACCAAG TACAAGTGGAAGCTAAGGGAACAAGTGATGCAACTGAAGTTAATTTCTAGGTGGCCGAAGATACAGCAGCTGAAGATAAATGCCTCAAATGTTTCGTATTTGAATTAA
- the LOC126716548 gene encoding protein DETOXIFICATION 14-like isoform X10, with amino-acid sequence MVAVTLSQYMLQVISIMMVGHLMVGHLGELALSSTAIAISLCGVTGFSLLLGMASALETLCGQAYGAQQYRKIGVQTYTAIFSLILVCLPLSWIWINTEKLLSFIGQDPLISHEAGKFTTMLVPALFAHATLQPLIRYFLTQGLVMPMLIGSFATLCFHIPLCWALVFKSGMENLGAALALSISYWFNVILLALYMKYSPACAKTHAPISMELFEGIGEFFRFAIPSAIMVCLEWWSFELLVLLSGLLPKPELETSVLSVCLSTSTTLYTIPYGFGSAARVSNELGAGSPQVVRVVVFAVLFLALMESSLVSTILIASRRVFGYAFSNEKEVVDYVTTMAPQISLSVLLDSLQGVLSGIARGSGRQHIGAYVNLGAFYLCGIPVAIVLGFLAKLRGRGLWIGIQAGSFVQTLMLSIITSCTNWEKQASMARERIFKRKLPIDNDVNEQRTKYKWKLREQVMQLKLISRWPKIQQLKINASNVSYLN; translated from the exons ATGGTAGCGGTGACTCTATCACAGTACATGTTGCAGGTCATTTCAATAATGATGGTGGGTCATCTGATGGTGGGTCATCTGGGTGAACTTGCTCTCTCTAGCACTGCTATAGCCATCTCTCTTTGTGGAGTCACCGGCTTCAGTCTTCTT TTAGGAATGGCAAGTGCACTGGAAACTCTATGTGGGCAAGCTTATGGAGCTCAGCAATATCGGAAAATTGGTGTTCAAACTTACACTGCTATATTTTCTCTGATCCTAGTCTGTCTTCCTCTATCTTGGATATGGATCAACACGGAAAAGTTACTAAGTTTTATAGGCCAAGACCCTCTAATTTCTCATGAAGCTGGAAAATTCACAACTATGCTTGTTCCTGCACTCTTTGCTCATGCAACACTTCAACCGCTCATTAGATACTTTCTGACACAGGGTCTGGTCATGCCAATGCTTATAGGCTCTTTTGCCACCCTATGTTTCCACATACCTTTATGTTGGGCTTTAGTATTCAAGTCTGGAATGGAAAACCTAGGAGCAGCTTTAGCTCTTAGTATTTCATATTGGTTTAATGTGATTTTGCTTGCATTATACATGAAGTACTCTCCTGCTTGCGCAAAAACCCATGCTCCAATTTCTATGGAGCTCTTTGAAGGAATTGGGGAGTTTTTTCGCTTTGCTATCCCTTCTGCTATAATGGTTTG CCTCGAGTGGTGGTCTTTTGAGCTTCTTGTACTATTGTCTGGGCTTTTACCCAAGCCAGAACTTGAAACTTCAGTTCTTTCTGTATG TCTCAGTACCAGCACTACACTCTATACAATACCTTATGGATTTGGTTCTGCTGCAAG AGTTTCAAATGAGTTAGGAGCTGGGAGCCCACAAGTTGTTCGTGTAGTTGTCTTTGCTGTGTTGTTTCTTGCACTTATGGAGAGCAGTTTAGTAAGCACAATCCTTATAGCAAGCCGGCGAGTTTTTGGTTATGCTTTTAGCAATGAGAAGGAAGTTGTGGATTATGTCACAACCATGGCTCCTCAGATTTCTTTATCTGTTTTATTGGACAGCTTACAAGGGGTCCTTTCAG GTATTGCTAGAGGATCTGGGCGGCAGCATATAGGGGCTTATGTCAACTTGGGGGCATTCTATCTTTGTGGAATTCCAGTTGCTATAGTATTGGGTTTCTTGGCAAAGTTAAGAGGAAGGGGCCTTTGGATTGGAATACAAGCTGGTTCTTTTGTTCAGACACTTATGCTCTCTATTATAACAAGTTGTACAAATTGGGAGAAACAG GCAAGCATGGCAAGGGAGAGGATATTTAAAAGGAAACTTCCAATAGATAATGATGTGAATGAGCAGAGAACCAAG TACAAGTGGAAGCTAAGGGAACAAGTGATGCAACTGAAGTTAATTTCTAGGTGGCCGAAGATACAGCAGCTGAAGATAAATGCCTCAAATGTTTCGTATTTGAATTAA